Genomic window (Streptococcus porcinus):
GGATTTAGAATGCCTCAGACTGTTCCGCGTTATTTAAGAACTATTGTTCAAGATTTAATGGAAAGTGGTCGTTTACCAAAACAAGTTCAGGAGTATTCAATTTCTCGTGGACGTGAAGTAGGTGATTTCCGTTTCGTTATTATTGAAGAACGTGTTTCTCAAGCTAGACAGTTAAGTGGTTTTGAACGTTTTATCATGCAAACAAAAGCAAGTATCAAACATTTCACAGCAACGCCTACTCGTTGGTTTGGTTTGCAATATTCAGAGGTAAAAATAGAGCTGGTTCCACTAATGCTCTCTGATATCTTGAAATTACCAATAAAAGAAGTGAAAGAAGTTGATCCAAAAGCTGAAACGATTTAAAAACCAGTAAAAGCATTTCAACTGACTTCAAATAGTCAACTGTTGTATTTTAAAAATGGACTTAGTTCTCTCCAATATAGAACTAAGTCCATTTAATTTTAGTTTATTTGCTAGTCTGATAAGTTTTTTTCTCAACCATTACAGTTGACAAATAACCATTTTTTGATCGACTTTATGGTATAATTACTACAATTTTAGGGATTTTGAGAATTGAAAGTTTATATTAGCTCTCTTTCTTTAAACAAGTTTGATGTTCTTTTATATAAATTAATTTTTCTTGGCGGCTTTTTCGTTTTTTGAAAAGTGCCTCTGCACTCATAGCCTCTTGTTTGCTTGCAAAAGATTCAGTATATAGTAGTTTAACTGGCAAGCGAGAACGCGTGTATTTAGCTCCCTTCCCTTCATTATGGGTTTTTATCCTTCTGTCGATGTCAGTTGTATATCCTGTATAAAGTGTCTTGTCAGCACATTCTAAAACATACATATAAGCTTTCTTATTTATCATGAGTAATTGCCTTTTTTGTGAGAATGAAGAGCATCTGCAATGCAAGTATTAACAAATAAAAAGTCCCCCAAACAAGTTCTGTAAACAGACGGGAATGAGTAGTTTGTATTGCGCCAGTTCCATCAGTTTCTCGGGTCCATAAAAAGAATGCAACAATAAGAAATAAAGCAAAAAGTATGAGATTAAAGATCAATAAGGTCTTTTTCATATATAAAAGCG
Coding sequences:
- a CDS encoding GIY-YIG nuclease family protein; translation: MINKKAYMYVLECADKTLYTGYTTDIDRRIKTHNEGKGAKYTRSRLPVKLLYTESFASKQEAMSAEALFKKRKSRQEKLIYIKEHQTCLKKES
- a CDS encoding DUF3923 family protein, which translates into the protein MAITQTISILFILVQSNNRRTLLYMKKTLLIFNLILFALFLIVAFFLWTRETDGTGAIQTTHSRLFTELVWGTFYLLILALQMLFILTKKAITHDK